In a single window of the Acetivibrio clariflavus DSM 19732 genome:
- a CDS encoding cob(I)yrinic acid a,c-diamide adenosyltransferase, whose protein sequence is MNGLIHIYCGDGKGKTTAALGLALRACGSGYKVILAQFLKSWNTSELNILDKVENVLILRSKKPGKFTWQLNDEEKAALKIENNRIFEKAIEVISCDKKILIIFDELIGAIEKNLIDKEAVVDFLKTKPLHAEVVLTGRNPDGELLGLADYISEIKKIRHPFDSGVKAREGIEY, encoded by the coding sequence ATGAACGGGTTGATTCATATTTATTGCGGCGACGGGAAAGGGAAAACGACAGCAGCGTTGGGACTTGCATTGCGTGCCTGCGGCAGCGGCTATAAGGTAATTCTGGCTCAGTTTTTAAAGTCATGGAATACAAGTGAATTGAACATTTTGGATAAAGTGGAAAATGTATTAATTTTAAGAAGTAAAAAACCGGGCAAATTTACTTGGCAATTAAACGATGAGGAGAAAGCGGCACTTAAAATAGAAAATAACAGAATCTTTGAAAAAGCTATTGAAGTTATATCATGTGATAAAAAAATCCTTATCATATTCGACGAGCTTATTGGAGCAATAGAAAAAAACCTTATTGACAAAGAAGCAGTAGTGGACTTTCTGAAGACCAAGCCGCTCCATGCCGAAGTAGTTCTTACAGGGAGAAATCCTGATGGGGAATTGCTTGGTTTGGCCGATTATATCTCTGAAATTAAAAAAATCAGGCATCCATTTGATAGTGGTGTTAAAGCACGAGAGGGGATTGAATATTGA
- a CDS encoding sirohydrochlorin chelatase has protein sequence MRGILILAHGSREKSTEQTLQQVVNYLGEIFSEEIIETAYLQFSNLDLHTGLEKLRAKGVDNIIVIPYFLFEGVHIKEDIPKEIDKYLKENKDVKITMGKTLGADKRLAEILADRIRDAL, from the coding sequence ATGAGAGGAATACTGATACTGGCCCATGGAAGCAGGGAGAAGTCAACAGAGCAGACTTTACAGCAGGTTGTAAATTATCTTGGAGAAATATTCAGTGAGGAAATTATTGAAACTGCATACCTGCAGTTTTCAAACCTGGATCTTCATACCGGGCTTGAAAAGCTGAGAGCAAAAGGTGTTGATAACATAATTGTCATACCTTATTTCCTGTTTGAAGGTGTACACATAAAAGAAGATATTCCGAAGGAAATTGACAAATACCTTAAAGAAAATAAGGATGTAAAAATTACAATGGGAAAGACGCTGGGAGCGGATAAAAGATTGGCGGAAATATTAGCCGACAGGATAAGGGATGCATTATGA
- a CDS encoding bifunctional cobalt-precorrin-7 (C(5))-methyltransferase/cobalt-precorrin-6B (C(15))-methyltransferase translates to MKKQIFIIGCGPGAPEEITGHGAKLLEICHEVYAFDRIGDLYKDFKEGIIKCSYQDIEEKIRSSKAQKMAVLVSGDVGFFSMAKRLDEKFRIDFDVFFTCGISSLQYLCSKIKLSYEDVRAVSLHGREGNLPGSIAYNRYTFVLTGGANNASKILKDLKQNGLSGIKVTAGELLSMPGERILCGTVEELSEISFDSLTVLLFENENCVNRDMPLFDKELSRNETPMTKQEVRWVAVNMMKIEARDVLFDIGAGSGSVAIEMARKAHEGLVFAIEKKDNAFELLCKNKSDLGALNVIPVFGEALEEIRKLPVPDKVFIGGSGGNLDKLVKSLYRANEDVKILITAITLETLTEALEAFKEINFETDIVCLNCSKSKKAGSYNMMIANNPIYIIYGEKNDE, encoded by the coding sequence ATGAAAAAGCAAATATTCATAATCGGATGCGGCCCCGGGGCGCCGGAGGAAATCACAGGACATGGTGCGAAGCTGCTGGAAATCTGCCATGAGGTCTATGCATTTGACAGAATCGGAGATTTGTACAAAGACTTCAAAGAGGGTATTATTAAATGTTCATATCAGGACATCGAAGAGAAAATAAGAAGCTCAAAAGCTCAAAAAATGGCTGTTCTTGTTTCCGGAGATGTGGGATTTTTCAGTATGGCAAAAAGGCTGGATGAAAAATTCAGAATTGATTTTGATGTGTTCTTTACATGCGGAATCAGCAGTCTTCAATATCTTTGCAGTAAAATCAAGCTAAGCTATGAGGATGTCAGAGCTGTGAGCCTCCATGGAAGAGAAGGTAATCTTCCGGGGAGTATCGCATATAACCGGTACACTTTTGTTCTGACCGGCGGGGCTAACAACGCTTCGAAAATATTAAAGGATCTTAAGCAAAATGGCTTGTCAGGGATAAAAGTTACAGCCGGGGAGCTGCTTTCAATGCCGGGTGAAAGAATTTTATGCGGAACGGTGGAGGAGCTTTCTGAGATTTCCTTTGACAGCCTTACGGTTCTTTTGTTTGAGAATGAGAATTGTGTAAACAGGGATATGCCCCTTTTTGACAAGGAGCTTTCAAGGAATGAAACTCCAATGACGAAGCAGGAAGTGCGCTGGGTTGCAGTAAACATGATGAAGATAGAAGCACGAGATGTTTTGTTTGACATAGGGGCGGGCAGCGGCTCGGTAGCTATAGAAATGGCTAGAAAAGCCCACGAAGGATTGGTTTTCGCTATAGAGAAAAAAGACAATGCATTTGAGCTTCTCTGTAAAAACAAGTCCGATCTCGGCGCGTTAAATGTAATACCCGTCTTTGGAGAGGCATTGGAGGAAATAAGGAAGCTGCCTGTCCCGGACAAGGTGTTTATCGGAGGAAGCGGAGGCAATCTGGATAAATTGGTTAAAAGCCTGTATAGGGCAAATGAAGATGTAAAAATTTTGATTACGGCAATAACCCTTGAGACTTTAACTGAGGCCCTTGAGGCATTCAAAGAGATAAATTTTGAAACAGATATTGTTTGTCTGAATTGTTCAAAAAGCAAAAAGGCCGGAAGCTACAATATGATGATAGCAAACAATCCTATTTACATAATCTATGGTGAAAAGAATGATGAATAA
- a CDS encoding cobyric acid synthase, with the protein MAKAIMIQGTTSNAGKSLITAGLCRIFSQDGYRVAPFKSQNMALNSYITEDGLEMGRAQVVQAEAAYKKPDVRMNPILLKPTSDKGSQVIVNGEVVGNMKAMDYYKNKTRYIPEIMKSYSSLAAENDIIVIEGAGSPAEINLKENDIVNMGMAKMANSPVLIVGDIDRGGVFASLYGTYMLLNETEKKYIKGNIINKFRGDIKILEPGLKMLEDLIPVPTVGVVPYMTLRIDDEDSLSEVFENSSVLADIDIAVIKLPRISNFTDFNAFELILGAKVRYISSAKEFKCPDLLILPGTKNTIDDLKWMRECGIEAEILKYASRGNPVFGICGGYQMLCKSLKDPYNVEGGGEIKGLGLIDAHTVFEKEKTRTRVSGIFKCAGGIFSELNGKSFEGYEIHMGITKAEGFLSMLKSMDGGEKTDGLCQGNVYGSYVHGIFDSEEVLKTIIKALYNKKGLEYNETLSCDVKAHKEREYDKLADELRKSLDMKYIYKIIDEGVTL; encoded by the coding sequence ATGGCTAAGGCAATCATGATACAGGGGACAACTTCTAATGCAGGCAAAAGCCTTATAACTGCAGGACTTTGCAGGATTTTTTCACAGGACGGCTATAGGGTGGCGCCTTTCAAGTCACAGAATATGGCACTGAATTCCTATATAACTGAGGACGGGCTTGAAATGGGCAGAGCTCAGGTTGTACAGGCCGAAGCCGCATATAAGAAGCCGGATGTCAGGATGAATCCCATCCTCTTGAAGCCCACAAGCGACAAAGGTTCACAGGTCATTGTCAATGGCGAGGTTGTGGGCAATATGAAAGCTATGGATTACTATAAAAACAAAACAAGATATATACCGGAAATTATGAAAAGCTATAGCTCCCTTGCCGCTGAAAATGACATTATAGTGATTGAAGGTGCAGGGAGCCCGGCAGAAATAAACTTAAAAGAAAATGACATAGTCAATATGGGCATGGCAAAGATGGCAAATTCCCCTGTGCTGATTGTTGGAGATATTGACAGAGGCGGTGTGTTTGCTTCACTTTACGGAACTTACATGCTACTGAATGAAACTGAAAAGAAGTATATTAAAGGGAACATCATCAATAAGTTCAGAGGCGATATCAAGATCCTGGAGCCGGGGCTTAAAATGCTGGAAGACCTTATACCTGTTCCAACAGTCGGTGTAGTTCCATACATGACTCTGAGAATAGATGATGAGGACAGCCTTTCTGAAGTATTTGAAAATAGCAGTGTGTTGGCGGACATTGATATTGCTGTCATAAAACTTCCACGAATCTCAAATTTTACGGACTTTAATGCTTTTGAATTGATTTTGGGAGCCAAGGTTAGATATATTTCGAGTGCAAAGGAATTTAAGTGTCCGGATTTGCTGATTCTACCGGGAACAAAAAATACAATTGACGATTTAAAATGGATGAGAGAGTGTGGTATTGAGGCTGAAATATTAAAATATGCAAGCAGGGGGAATCCTGTATTCGGTATTTGCGGCGGATATCAGATGCTCTGCAAAAGCCTTAAGGACCCTTACAATGTGGAAGGCGGCGGCGAAATAAAGGGCTTGGGACTCATTGATGCCCATACCGTATTTGAAAAGGAAAAGACAAGAACCAGAGTAAGCGGCATTTTTAAATGCGCTGGTGGTATTTTTTCAGAGCTCAATGGAAAAAGCTTCGAGGGCTATGAAATACATATGGGTATAACAAAGGCTGAAGGCTTTTTGTCGATGCTGAAAAGCATGGACGGCGGTGAGAAAACCGACGGGCTTTGCCAGGGGAATGTTTATGGCAGCTATGTCCATGGAATTTTTGACAGCGAAGAGGTTTTAAAGACCATTATAAAAGCTTTGTACAACAAAAAAGGTCTTGAATACAATGAAACCTTAAGCTGTGACGTTAAAGCGCATAAAGAGCGGGAATATGACAAATTGGCAGATGAGCTCCGCAAATCTCTCGATATGAAGTATATTTATAAAATTATTGATGAAGGTGTTACTCTATGA
- the cobD gene encoding threonine-phosphate decarboxylase CobD, producing the protein MDDIAMHGGDIYSYMEMNGAKPLDYSANINPLGLPDNVKKALAQNIESYSAYPDTNCRKLKEAVSAYEKFEADCILFGNGAADIIYRICYALRPKTALLTAPTFSEYGQALENTGCKIEYFGLSPEYGFTVGTGILEQVSGKDIVFICNPNNPTGNLADRSLIYKLAEKCRKENCILVIDECFMDFIAEKKSYSFIEYLEDFDNVIIVKAFTKIFAMAGLRLGYCLCSNKEILLKIEKAGQPWSVSTPAQVAGIAAIGDKDYLIRTARIIDEERGYLSKNLSSFGFTVFESHTNFILFKAEQTDLYDRLYKKGVLIRKCANFKGLDDTYYRIAVRCREDNEKLINAISEVIKNG; encoded by the coding sequence GTGGATGATATAGCAATGCACGGCGGCGATATCTATTCATATATGGAGATGAATGGAGCAAAACCGCTTGATTATTCGGCTAATATAAACCCTCTGGGTTTGCCTGACAATGTTAAAAAGGCGTTGGCTCAGAATATTGAAAGCTATAGTGCCTATCCGGATACTAATTGCCGTAAGCTGAAGGAAGCTGTAAGTGCCTATGAAAAATTTGAAGCGGACTGCATACTGTTCGGAAACGGCGCGGCAGATATAATCTACAGAATATGCTATGCCTTAAGACCGAAGACTGCTCTCCTCACAGCGCCAACCTTTTCCGAATACGGACAGGCCCTTGAGAACACCGGCTGTAAAATCGAGTATTTTGGATTAAGCCCTGAATATGGCTTTACTGTGGGAACCGGCATATTGGAGCAAGTGTCAGGTAAGGATATTGTTTTCATTTGTAACCCAAACAACCCGACGGGAAATTTGGCAGACAGGAGCTTAATATACAAGCTTGCAGAAAAATGCCGAAAGGAAAACTGTATTTTGGTCATTGACGAATGCTTCATGGATTTTATCGCTGAAAAGAAGAGCTATAGCTTTATAGAGTATCTTGAGGATTTTGACAATGTGATAATTGTAAAGGCTTTTACGAAAATATTCGCGATGGCGGGGCTCAGGCTCGGGTATTGCTTATGCAGCAATAAAGAAATACTGTTGAAGATTGAAAAAGCCGGGCAGCCGTGGAGCGTGTCGACACCTGCTCAAGTAGCAGGGATCGCCGCAATTGGAGATAAGGATTATCTAATAAGGACTGCCAGGATCATAGATGAAGAAAGAGGCTATTTGTCAAAAAACTTAAGCAGCTTTGGCTTCACGGTTTTTGAAAGCCATACTAACTTTATTTTATTTAAAGCAGAACAGACGGATTTGTATGACAGGCTTTATAAAAAGGGCGTACTGATAAGGAAATGCGCCAACTTCAAAGGACTTGACGATACATATTACAGAATAGCTGTCAGATGCCGTGAAGACAATGAAAAGCTGATTAATGCAATAAGCGAGGTAATAAAAAATGGCTAA
- a CDS encoding cobyrinate a,c-diamide synthase produces the protein MMNKKINRIMIAGTNSGCGKTTVTCAILKALKNRGLKVAAFKCGPDYIDPMFHSEIIETNSRNIDLFLCGERQARYLFAKNSENTDVSVVEGVMGFYDGVGGNTGENSSWDISNKLGIPAVLVVNCKGASVSVAAMIKGYLDFDKNRIEAVVLNNVSKHMYKMYKETIENRLGIRVAGYMPFEPEAVIGSRHLGLVTAKEIGSLKQKTELLAAIAEETIDLDLLLDIANNAEHFDYEKIEVEQISDVRIAVAKDRAFCFYYQDSLELLEKMGAKLIYFSPTEDIRLTEDVDGLILGGGYPELYLEKLSKNAGMINSIRAAWREGMPIYAECGGFMYLGKSINSYAMTHIIEPGFEMTEKLQNFGYVTLTAKDNTMLLEHGESATAHEFHYSKNDSDSGSLTARKASGKTWETGYCKENVFALYPHIHFWGNIQMAARFIKKCEEYKK, from the coding sequence ATGATGAATAAAAAAATCAACAGAATCATGATAGCTGGAACAAACAGCGGCTGCGGAAAAACAACAGTGACCTGTGCAATACTAAAAGCGTTAAAGAACAGAGGGCTCAAGGTAGCTGCCTTTAAATGCGGCCCTGACTATATTGACCCTATGTTTCACAGCGAAATAATTGAGACAAACTCAAGGAATATTGATTTATTTTTATGCGGAGAAAGGCAGGCAAGATACCTTTTTGCCAAAAACAGCGAGAATACTGATGTTTCGGTCGTGGAAGGCGTTATGGGCTTTTACGATGGGGTGGGTGGAAATACCGGTGAAAACTCTTCATGGGATATATCAAACAAGCTTGGAATTCCTGCAGTTTTGGTAGTTAACTGCAAGGGAGCTTCGGTCTCCGTTGCCGCTATGATAAAGGGTTATCTGGATTTTGATAAAAACAGGATTGAAGCTGTAGTTTTAAATAATGTTTCAAAGCACATGTATAAAATGTACAAAGAAACTATTGAAAACCGTCTTGGAATAAGAGTGGCAGGTTATATGCCTTTTGAACCCGAGGCAGTCATTGGGAGCCGTCATTTGGGGCTGGTTACCGCAAAAGAAATAGGTTCGCTGAAGCAAAAGACGGAATTACTTGCTGCTATAGCAGAAGAGACTATAGATTTGGACCTGCTTCTTGATATTGCAAATAATGCGGAACATTTTGACTATGAGAAAATTGAAGTTGAGCAAATATCAGATGTAAGAATTGCAGTTGCTAAGGACAGGGCATTTTGCTTTTATTATCAGGACAGCCTTGAGCTTCTCGAAAAAATGGGTGCAAAGCTGATATATTTTTCACCTACTGAGGACATTAGGCTGACGGAGGATGTTGACGGCTTGATATTAGGAGGCGGATATCCGGAGCTTTATCTTGAAAAGCTCAGCAAAAATGCCGGAATGATAAACAGCATAAGAGCTGCATGGCGTGAGGGAATGCCGATTTATGCCGAATGCGGCGGCTTTATGTACCTGGGAAAAAGTATTAATTCCTATGCAATGACCCACATAATTGAACCGGGCTTTGAGATGACGGAGAAACTTCAGAATTTCGGGTATGTTACATTGACTGCAAAGGACAACACCATGCTTTTGGAGCATGGAGAGTCCGCCACTGCCCACGAATTTCATTATTCTAAAAATGATTCTGATTCCGGTAGCCTTACAGCCAGAAAAGCAAGCGGGAAAACGTGGGAAACCGGATATTGCAAGGAGAACGTATTCGCTCTTTACCCTCACATTCATTTCTGGGGGAACATTCAAATGGCAGCCAGATTTATTAAAAAATGTGAGGAGTACAAAAAATGA
- the cbiB gene encoding adenosylcobinamide-phosphate synthase CbiB, producing the protein MRYLFVIGIAFILDLIFGDPYWLLHPVCIIGKAISALEKMLRKIVKNELFAGTVLVLVISGLAFFVPFLILYLANTLNYYLAMGIEIYFCYQIFAVKSLKKESMKVYYPLKEGNYPEARKYLSYIVGRDTQNLDAKGITKATVETIAENTTDGVVAPLFYMAIGGAPLAFLYKAINTMDSMIGYRNEKYEKFGKVAARLDDIANFIPARITALLMIAASALNGLDYKNAFRMFLRDRKNHKSPNSAQTESVCAGALNVQLAGNAYYFGQLVHKPTIGDNNREIVAQDIVLTNKLMYTTSVLAVIAAMIVRGCIWWMI; encoded by the coding sequence ATGAGATATCTGTTTGTTATTGGTATTGCTTTCATACTTGATTTGATATTCGGAGATCCATACTGGCTACTTCATCCCGTGTGTATAATTGGAAAGGCAATCAGTGCTTTGGAGAAAATGTTAAGAAAAATCGTAAAAAACGAGCTTTTTGCAGGGACAGTTCTCGTGCTGGTTATATCGGGATTAGCTTTTTTTGTTCCATTTTTGATACTGTATCTGGCAAATACTTTGAATTACTATCTGGCTATGGGGATTGAAATTTACTTCTGCTACCAGATTTTTGCCGTAAAATCCCTGAAAAAAGAGAGTATGAAGGTTTATTACCCTCTCAAGGAAGGCAATTATCCGGAAGCTAGAAAATACTTATCCTACATTGTCGGAAGGGATACGCAGAATTTGGATGCTAAGGGTATCACAAAAGCCACAGTCGAAACGATAGCCGAGAACACCACTGACGGTGTCGTAGCTCCGCTTTTTTATATGGCAATAGGAGGCGCGCCCCTTGCTTTTTTATACAAGGCGATTAACACAATGGACTCCATGATAGGCTACAGAAATGAAAAGTATGAAAAATTCGGAAAGGTTGCTGCAAGGCTTGATGACATTGCAAACTTCATACCGGCAAGGATAACTGCACTGCTTATGATTGCGGCAAGCGCATTAAACGGCCTGGACTATAAAAATGCTTTTAGAATGTTTCTAAGAGATAGGAAAAACCATAAAAGCCCAAATTCTGCACAAACCGAGTCGGTATGCGCCGGAGCTTTGAATGTACAGCTGGCGGGCAATGCCTATTATTTCGGACAGCTTGTCCATAAGCCGACTATTGGTGATAATAATCGGGAAATTGTAGCTCAGGATATAGTTCTCACAAACAAATTGATGTATACGACTTCTGTTTTAGCAGTGATTGCTGCCATGATTGTAAGGGGGTGTATCTGGTGGATGATATAG